In one window of Flavobacterium ginsengisoli DNA:
- a CDS encoding endonuclease V has translation MILAFDTYYFDQKAKTICLEFAEWNEDKNFKIHSETINNVEEYIPGEFYKRELPCILSLLKQIDLSTVDVIVVDGFVYLNDENKYGLGGYLYEKLNKEIPIIGVAKTNFASIEKNKKALFRGDSKKPLYITSIGIDLEEAYKKVESMAGEFRFPTLLKELDRLSKENV, from the coding sequence ATGATCTTAGCTTTTGACACTTATTATTTTGACCAAAAAGCAAAAACAATTTGTCTTGAATTTGCAGAATGGAATGAAGACAAAAACTTTAAAATTCATTCTGAAACAATAAACAATGTAGAAGAATACATTCCTGGAGAGTTCTATAAAAGAGAGCTACCTTGTATTTTGAGCTTATTAAAACAAATTGATTTGTCGACTGTTGATGTTATTGTAGTTGACGGATTTGTTTATTTAAACGATGAAAACAAATATGGTTTAGGCGGCTATTTGTATGAAAAACTAAATAAAGAAATTCCAATTATTGGTGTTGCAAAAACCAATTTTGCTTCTATAGAAAAGAATAAAAAAGCACTTTTTAGAGGTGATAGCAAGAAACCGCTATATATCACTTCTATCGGAATTGATTTGGAAGAAGCATATAAAAAAGTAGAGAGTATGGCGGGAGAATTTAGATTTCCTACTCTGTTGAAAGAATTGGATAGGTTGAGTAAGGAGAATGTTTAA
- a CDS encoding chromate resistance protein ChrB domain-containing protein produces the protein MKWITRERPKIDRIACPWLIRKFVDLESEFIYVPFDDVITKAKELEAIPFDIPNVEFTHYNEESTFDYIVKKYEIKDPAIKIIAGIVRGADTDRHQISKESAGLWAISSGLAYNIKDDYELLEQGMILYDALYSWATHLYQQNHLQNSPFEKLLHEVYNKFIKDKKTSGKTPSWVKDLKNIIQDQIDTQFTFDLKKISNELNLNPSYLSREFSKHFEDLNFGEYVRKLRIEKAIILIENSSHTLTEIAYMTGFSDQSHFTRIFKLYTGKNPSSYRKKQKSKPDTKGKLNSIF, from the coding sequence ATGAAATGGATTACCAGAGAGAGACCCAAAATAGATCGAATTGCCTGTCCTTGGCTGATTCGAAAGTTTGTCGATCTTGAATCTGAATTTATTTATGTTCCTTTTGATGACGTTATAACCAAAGCAAAGGAACTTGAAGCTATTCCGTTTGATATTCCAAATGTTGAGTTTACTCATTATAATGAAGAAAGCACTTTTGATTATATAGTCAAAAAATATGAAATTAAAGATCCAGCAATTAAGATTATTGCAGGAATTGTACGCGGCGCAGATACTGACCGACATCAAATTTCGAAAGAATCGGCTGGACTTTGGGCAATTTCTTCTGGGTTAGCTTATAACATTAAAGATGATTATGAGCTTTTAGAACAAGGCATGATTCTTTATGATGCTTTGTATAGCTGGGCAACACATTTGTATCAGCAGAATCATTTACAGAATAGTCCGTTTGAGAAATTATTGCATGAAGTTTATAACAAGTTTATTAAAGACAAAAAAACTTCTGGAAAAACGCCTTCTTGGGTTAAAGATTTAAAGAATATCATTCAAGATCAAATAGACACACAATTTACTTTTGATTTAAAGAAAATTTCAAACGAACTTAATTTGAATCCTTCCTATTTATCTCGAGAATTTTCTAAACATTTTGAAGATTTAAATTTTGGTGAATATGTTAGAAAACTTCGTATTGAAAAAGCAATCATTCTTATCGAAAATTCGTCTCATACCTTAACCGAAATAGCTTATATGACAGGATTTTCAGATCAAAGTCATTTTACGAGAATTTTCAAACTTTATACGGGAAAAAATCCTTCTTCTTATAGAAAAAAACAAAAAAGTAAACCAGATACAAAAGGTAAATTGAATTCTATTTTTTGA
- a CDS encoding VOC family protein, whose protein sequence is MKTKMIWANLVSSDIQKTIQFYTALGFKQNGQETKELVSFVFGENDFVINFFTPKRLENAIRGKLSNTAVDNEIVFSLSASSVEEVDLWYNKIKEINGTIFSEPENFEVGYTFGFSDPDGHKFNFLYWPGM, encoded by the coding sequence ATGAAAACTAAAATGATATGGGCCAACTTGGTTTCGAGCGATATACAGAAAACAATTCAATTTTACACCGCTCTCGGTTTTAAGCAAAACGGACAAGAAACGAAAGAATTGGTAAGTTTTGTTTTTGGAGAAAATGATTTTGTAATTAACTTTTTCACACCAAAAAGATTAGAAAATGCCATAAGAGGAAAACTCTCTAACACAGCTGTAGACAACGAAATTGTATTTTCTTTGTCTGCAAGTAGTGTAGAGGAAGTTGATCTTTGGTACAATAAAATAAAAGAAATCAACGGAACCATTTTCTCAGAACCTGAAAATTTTGAAGTTGGTTATACCTTTGGTTTTTCAGATCCAGACGGGCATAAATTTAATTTTCTGTACTGGCCGGGAATGTAG
- a CDS encoding Crp/Fnr family transcriptional regulator produces the protein MKELVNYILQFGNLNQQQIDLILTQAKEKEIKKEEYFSEAGKIVTEVGFIIEGIMRVCYYNNKGEEITKYFIDENNLVVDLESFDNNICSSAYVQAVTDCKIIVFSKANWQELLDTIVGWDTIVHKIISKALIQKVARRSPLVSEDATTRYLSFMEMFPKVINRVPLSYLASYLGITQSSLSRIRKNIR, from the coding sequence ATGAAAGAATTAGTAAATTATATATTGCAATTTGGCAATTTAAATCAGCAACAGATTGATTTGATTTTAACGCAGGCCAAAGAAAAAGAAATCAAAAAAGAAGAATATTTTTCTGAAGCTGGAAAAATAGTCACTGAAGTTGGCTTCATTATAGAAGGAATAATGCGCGTTTGCTACTACAATAACAAAGGAGAGGAAATCACAAAATACTTTATTGACGAAAATAATCTAGTGGTAGATTTAGAAAGTTTTGACAATAATATTTGCTCGTCTGCTTATGTACAAGCGGTTACAGATTGCAAAATTATTGTGTTTTCTAAAGCCAATTGGCAAGAATTACTAGACACAATTGTTGGTTGGGACACGATTGTGCATAAAATCATTTCGAAAGCATTAATTCAGAAAGTGGCTAGAAGAAGTCCCTTGGTTTCAGAAGATGCTACAACTCGTTATTTATCTTTTATGGAAATGTTTCCAAAAGTAATTAATCGAGTTCCGCTTTCGTATTTGGCTTCCTATCTCGGAATAACACAATCCTCTTTAAGCAGAATCAGAAAAAATATTCGTTAA
- a CDS encoding SDR family NAD(P)-dependent oxidoreductase, translating into MKTVLITGANRSIGLETTKQLSEKGLFVYLGTRDLAKGEEVVKELNKKGFQNIKAIQIDVTNAESVLEAKNIVEKEKGKLDILINNAGILGDIPQSPSATSIENIQKVFDTNFFGVITVTQAFLDLLKRSENPRISNITSGLGSLTLHSDPTWKYYSIKAISYVSSKTALNAFTVTLAYELKDLPFKVNSIDPGYTATDFNHHNGPEVLKVQASFIIKHTLLDENGPTGKFFSNDIEDESEESPW; encoded by the coding sequence ATGAAAACAGTATTAATTACAGGTGCAAATAGGAGCATTGGTTTAGAAACTACTAAACAGCTTTCAGAAAAAGGATTATTTGTTTATTTAGGAACGCGTGATCTTGCAAAAGGAGAAGAAGTAGTAAAAGAATTGAACAAAAAAGGATTCCAAAACATTAAAGCTATTCAAATTGATGTTACCAATGCAGAAAGTGTTTTAGAAGCAAAAAACATCGTTGAAAAAGAAAAAGGTAAATTGGATATTCTGATTAATAATGCCGGAATTTTAGGAGATATTCCGCAAAGTCCTTCGGCAACTTCTATAGAAAACATTCAAAAAGTTTTTGACACGAATTTCTTCGGAGTGATAACTGTAACGCAAGCATTTCTTGATTTGCTAAAAAGATCTGAAAATCCAAGAATTAGCAATATTACATCAGGACTTGGTTCTCTCACTTTACACAGTGATCCAACTTGGAAATATTATTCGATAAAAGCAATTTCATATGTCTCTTCTAAAACTGCTTTAAATGCATTTACAGTGACTTTAGCTTACGAATTAAAAGATCTTCCATTCAAAGTAAACTCAATTGATCCAGGTTACACAGCAACCGATTTTAATCATCATAATGGCCCCGAAGTGTTGAAAGTGCAAGCAAGTTTCATTATAAAACATACTTTATTGGATGAAAATGGACCAACTGGAAAATTCTTCAGCAACGATATTGAAGACGAAAGCGAGGAAAGTCCTTGGTAA
- the map gene encoding type I methionyl aminopeptidase translates to MSITTEAELAGMKKISEAVAFTLKEMRKFAKPGISTKELDDYGGQILNDLGAKSAPYLTYGFPGWTCISVDNEFCHGIPSEKRILQEGDLINIDVSAELDGFWSDNGGSFVIGNDINEHQKLVEASRDILHKAIHNIKGGVRISDIGFLIETEAKKRGYKVIKNLTGHGVGRSLHEAPHEIANYRDRFNQTRFKKNSVVAIETFISTSSTYAETLKDGWTMVGNKGGFMAQHEHTIVVTEGKPIILTEMNEIWN, encoded by the coding sequence ATGTCTATTACAACCGAAGCAGAATTAGCAGGAATGAAAAAAATAAGTGAAGCTGTAGCTTTTACTTTAAAAGAAATGAGAAAATTTGCCAAACCTGGAATATCGACAAAAGAATTAGACGATTACGGAGGACAAATTTTAAATGATTTAGGAGCGAAATCTGCGCCATATTTAACTTACGGTTTTCCAGGTTGGACTTGCATTAGTGTTGACAATGAATTTTGCCACGGAATTCCTTCTGAAAAAAGAATTTTGCAAGAAGGTGATTTAATTAATATTGATGTTTCTGCTGAATTGGATGGATTTTGGTCAGATAACGGAGGTTCTTTTGTAATTGGTAATGATATAAATGAGCATCAAAAGTTAGTGGAAGCTTCTAGAGATATTTTGCATAAAGCCATTCACAATATAAAAGGCGGCGTTCGTATTTCTGATATTGGTTTTCTGATTGAAACAGAAGCTAAAAAACGTGGTTACAAAGTAATTAAAAACCTAACAGGGCATGGAGTAGGAAGAAGTCTTCATGAAGCGCCGCATGAAATTGCCAATTATAGAGACCGTTTTAATCAAACAAGATTTAAGAAGAATTCTGTTGTAGCAATTGAAACTTTCATTTCTACCAGTTCTACATATGCCGAAACCTTAAAAGATGGTTGGACAATGGTTGGAAACAAAGGCGGTTTTATGGCGCAACACGAACATACTATTGTGGTAACAGAAGGAAAGCCAATTATTTTAACAGAAATGAATGAAATTTGGAATTAA
- a CDS encoding serine O-acetyltransferase produces the protein MDKSVLFAHHGRGCTIVATKICENVVIFQNVSIGANLKYYKISKEWENIGNPIIAKNVIIADGAKILGPIAIGENSVIGAGSIITKDIPPNSVAFGVNKFKPKDENYDLIFNSNMIHFQKMIEANKNLITAFNKQNGVI, from the coding sequence ATGGACAAAAGCGTTTTGTTTGCACATCACGGCCGTGGATGCACCATTGTAGCGACTAAAATTTGTGAGAATGTTGTCATATTTCAAAACGTATCTATCGGAGCAAATTTAAAATACTATAAAATTAGTAAGGAATGGGAGAATATTGGCAACCCGATTATTGCTAAAAATGTTATTATTGCCGATGGTGCCAAAATTTTAGGACCAATCGCAATTGGAGAAAATTCGGTTATTGGTGCGGGTTCTATTATTACAAAAGACATTCCGCCAAATAGTGTAGCTTTTGGAGTAAATAAATTTAAACCAAAAGACGAAAACTATGATTTAATATTTAACTCCAATATGATTCATTTTCAGAAAATGATAGAAGCCAATAAAAATTTGATTACAGCGTTTAACAAACAAAATGGCGTCATTTAA
- a CDS encoding VOC family protein — MENQDNKTPKVIGIGGIFFYSDNPKETKDWYAKNLGFDINAWGSSSFDSRDLDNPDQINSAQWSPFPKGDDYFLPSKKDFMINYRVQNIEGLVEQLKENGVTILDNIETYDYGKFVHIMDAEGNKIELWESR, encoded by the coding sequence ATGGAAAATCAAGATAATAAAACACCTAAAGTAATCGGAATTGGCGGCATCTTCTTTTATTCGGATAATCCAAAAGAAACAAAAGATTGGTACGCTAAAAATCTAGGATTTGATATAAATGCGTGGGGCTCTTCAAGCTTTGATTCGAGAGATTTAGATAATCCAGACCAAATAAATTCGGCGCAATGGAGTCCGTTTCCAAAAGGAGATGATTACTTTTTACCTTCAAAAAAGGATTTTATGATCAATTATCGTGTGCAGAACATTGAAGGTTTGGTGGAACAATTAAAAGAAAATGGCGTGACAATTTTAGACAATATAGAAACTTACGATTATGGTAAATTTGTTCATATTATGGACGCTGAAGGCAATAAAATCGAGCTTTGGGAATCTCGTTGA
- a CDS encoding DUF2200 domain-containing protein: MKTERIYKILFSSVYPLYIQKVEKKGGTKEELDIVIKWLTGYSDEQIKAQIEKKVDFETFFAEAPEINPNASKITGVICGYRVEEIEDPLIQKIRYLDKLIDEIAKGKKMEKILRE; this comes from the coding sequence ATGAAAACAGAAAGAATTTACAAAATACTATTTTCTAGCGTTTATCCTTTATACATTCAAAAAGTCGAAAAAAAAGGAGGAACAAAAGAAGAATTAGATATCGTAATCAAATGGCTTACAGGATATAGTGACGAGCAAATTAAAGCACAAATTGAAAAGAAAGTAGATTTTGAAACCTTCTTTGCCGAAGCTCCAGAAATCAATCCGAATGCATCCAAAATCACTGGTGTTATCTGCGGATATCGAGTAGAAGAGATTGAAGATCCTTTAATTCAAAAAATACGATATCTAGATAAATTAATTGATGAAATTGCTAAAGGCAAAAAAATGGAAAAAATTTTAAGAGAATAA
- a CDS encoding DoxX family protein has translation MTKRNKIIYWIATLWLALGMTSTGIVQLIPMKEEVEMIQRLGYPLYFLTLLGVWKLLGVIAILIPKFGLLKEWAYAGFFFAMSGAVVSHLAVKEDASTLFGPILLIVLTVVSWYFRPESRRCTSN, from the coding sequence ATGACAAAACGTAATAAAATTATTTATTGGATTGCCACACTTTGGCTGGCTTTAGGAATGACTTCTACAGGAATCGTACAGCTTATACCAATGAAAGAAGAAGTTGAAATGATACAGCGTTTGGGTTATCCACTTTATTTCTTGACTCTTTTAGGCGTTTGGAAACTTTTGGGTGTAATTGCTATTTTAATTCCTAAATTCGGTTTATTGAAAGAATGGGCTTATGCAGGCTTCTTTTTTGCGATGTCTGGAGCTGTTGTTTCGCATTTGGCTGTAAAAGAAGATGCTTCAACACTTTTCGGACCAATATTATTAATTGTTCTTACTGTAGTTTCTTGGTATTTTAGACCAGAAAGCAGAAGATGTACTTCTAACTAA
- a CDS encoding SRPBCC domain-containing protein gives MEKKTKIHAEDDRHDLVITREFDLPVELLFKAYEDPEIVAQWMGTKVLKLENKKYGGWEFETSDANGNVVFKANGVIHDFVPNQKIVRTFEMENINFAPQLEFLEFEKLTDDTSRLTMQIIYKSIEHRATQLKMPFAQGLNMAHNRLEEIVTKLK, from the coding sequence ATGGAAAAGAAAACCAAAATTCACGCTGAAGACGACCGACATGATCTTGTAATTACAAGAGAATTTGATTTGCCTGTAGAATTATTATTTAAAGCTTATGAAGATCCTGAAATTGTAGCGCAATGGATGGGAACAAAAGTTCTGAAGCTTGAAAATAAAAAATATGGAGGATGGGAGTTTGAAACTAGTGATGCCAACGGTAATGTAGTTTTTAAAGCTAATGGCGTGATTCATGATTTTGTTCCAAATCAAAAAATAGTACGCACGTTTGAAATGGAAAATATCAATTTTGCACCTCAATTGGAGTTTTTAGAGTTTGAAAAACTAACAGATGATACCAGTAGATTAACGATGCAGATTATTTACAAATCAATTGAGCATAGAGCCACACAATTAAAAATGCCATTTGCGCAAGGATTAAATATGGCGCATAATAGATTAGAAGAAATTGTAACTAAACTTAAATAA
- a CDS encoding ArsR/SmtB family transcription factor, which produces MEIRRDVFQAIADPTRRAILSLVAIQAMTPGAIAENFNSSRQTISKHIQILSECELLHQTQNGREIYYHLNPEKMKEIDKFIEPFRKIWDDRFNKLESIMKNYKK; this is translated from the coding sequence ATGGAAATTAGAAGAGACGTTTTTCAAGCAATAGCCGATCCTACTCGAAGAGCTATTTTAAGTTTGGTTGCCATTCAGGCTATGACTCCTGGGGCAATTGCCGAGAATTTTAATTCGTCAAGACAGACGATTTCAAAGCATATTCAAATTCTAAGCGAATGTGAATTGTTGCATCAAACACAAAACGGTAGAGAAATTTATTATCATTTAAATCCAGAAAAAATGAAAGAAATTGACAAATTCATCGAGCCATTTAGAAAAATTTGGGATGATCGTTTTAATAAGTTAGAATCAATTATGAAAAACTATAAAAAATAA
- a CDS encoding alpha/beta hydrolase produces MIKNIFKILKIAFISLLVFIFIGFLFEQIARFYFDSKRPDNNEFAKIDGRNIHYKKQGNGSCTIIFESGLGGDYLHWQEIQKKLSKKYTTISYDKAGILWSDPSKEISLKRYSRDLEELLKLTNCPKPYILVGHSFGGITSRLFLQKNKKDMAGIVFVDVTHPKQLEKSSEALRNSVQPPPRILLSFLNEIGVIRILYSNTGFTTVVPKTHWFNQNVKKYFYRIFDGMMTELENDKKLMKEASVINGFGSVPLTIITAKYPDGVEGMKDKKLEKEYLTIHNTLQIDLLQLSSNSKQVFAEKSGHYITLQKPDLICNEIEKLAPR; encoded by the coding sequence ATGATAAAAAATATATTCAAAATCTTAAAAATAGCATTCATATCACTTCTAGTTTTTATTTTTATAGGATTTTTATTTGAACAAATTGCACGCTTTTACTTTGACAGTAAACGTCCTGATAATAATGAATTTGCAAAAATAGATGGCCGAAATATTCATTACAAAAAGCAAGGAAATGGTTCTTGTACCATAATTTTTGAATCTGGTTTAGGTGGAGATTATCTGCATTGGCAGGAAATCCAAAAGAAACTTTCTAAAAAATACACCACAATTTCTTATGATAAAGCTGGAATTTTATGGAGTGATCCTTCTAAAGAAATTTCATTAAAAAGATATTCTAGAGATTTAGAAGAATTACTGAAGCTGACCAATTGTCCAAAACCATACATTTTAGTTGGACATTCCTTTGGTGGAATTACTTCAAGATTGTTTCTTCAAAAAAATAAAAAAGATATGGCAGGAATTGTTTTTGTTGATGTAACACATCCAAAGCAGTTAGAAAAATCGTCAGAAGCATTGAGAAATTCGGTTCAACCTCCGCCAAGAATACTTTTAAGTTTTTTGAACGAAATTGGCGTTATCAGAATCCTTTATAGCAATACTGGTTTTACAACCGTTGTTCCTAAAACGCATTGGTTCAATCAAAATGTGAAAAAATATTTTTATCGCATTTTTGACGGAATGATGACAGAACTTGAAAATGATAAAAAACTAATGAAAGAAGCCTCGGTAATAAATGGTTTTGGTTCCGTTCCATTAACAATAATCACTGCAAAATATCCTGACGGAGTAGAAGGAATGAAGGATAAAAAATTAGAAAAAGAATATTTGACTATACATAACACATTGCAAATAGATTTACTGCAATTGTCATCAAATAGCAAACAGGTTTTTGCAGAAAAAAGTGGTCATTATATTACACTTCAAAAACCAGATTTAATTTGCAATGAAATTGAAAAATTAGCGCCGAGATAA
- the abc-f gene encoding ribosomal protection-like ABC-F family protein: MLILQNISYQHENKDMLFQNISFTLNNHDKTALVGNNGVGKSTLLKIIAGELQPFSGQIIQNSKPYFVPQLFGQFNDFTVAEALHIKEKISSLKEILEGTVTEENLQLLDDDWTIEERCNEALSYWQLHDLDLNQKMETLSGGQKTKVFLAGIMIHQPDLVLLDEPSNHLDFASRTLLYDFIKSTSSTLLIVSHDRTLLNLLSKTLEMTKNEISVYGGNYDFYSEQKKVENNALEQDVQSKEKALKKAKEKERESIERQNKLDSRGKKKQEKSGVARIMMNTLRNKAENSSSKIKDVHAEKINGISEDLRQLRSSLPAIDQMKFGFNNSSFLKGKILFKASEINYNYGERNLWNENLNFEILSGDRLAVKGLNGSGKTTLIKIILRELNPTQGQITCLDKKAIYIDQDYSLLNQNLKIYEQAQVFNDCGLEEHEIKMRLNRFLFSRNDWDKPCNALSGGERMRLMLCCLTISNESPEIIILDEPTNNLDIQNIEILTSAINEYQGTLIVISHDQSFLEQINIEKSILL, encoded by the coding sequence ATGCTTATTCTTCAAAATATCTCATATCAGCATGAGAATAAAGACATGCTGTTTCAAAACATTAGCTTTACGCTAAACAATCACGATAAAACCGCTTTGGTTGGAAATAATGGTGTTGGAAAATCTACACTTTTAAAAATTATTGCTGGTGAATTACAGCCTTTTTCAGGACAGATAATTCAGAATTCTAAACCTTATTTTGTTCCACAATTGTTTGGTCAGTTTAACGATTTTACGGTTGCTGAAGCTTTGCACATAAAGGAAAAAATAAGTTCACTTAAAGAAATACTTGAAGGTACTGTGACTGAAGAAAATCTTCAATTGTTAGATGACGACTGGACGATTGAAGAACGCTGTAATGAAGCTCTGTCTTATTGGCAATTGCATGATTTGGATCTGAATCAGAAAATGGAAACTTTAAGCGGCGGACAAAAAACAAAAGTTTTTCTAGCCGGAATAATGATTCATCAACCCGACTTGGTTTTATTAGATGAGCCTAGTAATCATCTAGATTTTGCCAGCAGAACGTTACTATATGATTTTATAAAATCTACCTCTAGTACATTACTTATTGTCAGTCACGACAGAACATTGCTCAATCTTTTGAGTAAGACGCTGGAAATGACCAAAAATGAAATTTCTGTTTATGGAGGGAATTATGATTTTTATAGCGAACAGAAAAAAGTTGAAAATAATGCCTTAGAACAAGATGTTCAAAGCAAGGAAAAGGCATTGAAAAAAGCCAAAGAAAAAGAACGAGAAAGTATTGAACGTCAAAATAAACTAGATTCGAGAGGCAAAAAGAAACAAGAGAAATCGGGTGTTGCCAGAATTATGATGAATACGCTCAGAAATAAAGCTGAAAATAGCAGTTCTAAGATTAAAGATGTTCATGCTGAGAAAATTAACGGTATTTCTGAAGATTTGCGACAACTTCGATCATCACTTCCTGCAATAGATCAAATGAAATTTGGTTTTAATAATTCTTCTTTTCTTAAAGGAAAAATTCTTTTTAAGGCTTCAGAAATCAATTACAATTATGGTGAAAGGAATCTTTGGAATGAAAATCTAAATTTTGAAATTCTGTCAGGAGATCGTTTGGCTGTAAAAGGATTAAATGGCTCTGGAAAAACAACTTTAATTAAAATTATTCTTAGAGAATTAAATCCAACCCAAGGACAAATAACTTGTTTGGACAAAAAAGCAATTTATATAGACCAGGACTATTCTTTATTAAACCAAAATCTTAAAATTTACGAACAAGCGCAGGTTTTCAATGATTGCGGTTTAGAAGAGCATGAAATCAAAATGAGATTGAATCGCTTTTTATTTTCTAGAAATGATTGGGACAAACCTTGCAATGCACTGAGCGGTGGCGAAAGAATGCGCTTAATGTTATGCTGTTTAACGATTAGCAATGAATCGCCTGAAATTATAATTTTAGATGAACCAACAAATAATCTGGATATTCAAAATATAGAAATATTGACTTCGGCTATCAACGAATATCAAGGCACTTTAATTGTGATTTCACACGATCAATCGTTTTTGGAACAGATTAATATTGAAAAAAGTATTTTACTTTAA
- a CDS encoding transglutaminase, producing the protein MMKFPKIDLPYLKSKLQVKSPWDRIIISILSLLITIPIFIILHQNLIDLEWAFNLDRVFIFIFVFAVIFFLLMYLRTIIILCVAVYLIILFYGSVIGNYGFSEISEDYNSMIYTMSDNPYPQDIIVAKLLPFPNKSKIINAIEYQNPKVRNFAIMATTKHFKKIRGYSDYRTIIQCFAVFKEINSRWNYVNDPKEGDYIATASESLEYFSGDCDDHSILMAAAVRAIGGTPRLIHTKGHIYPEILIGSMIDLEKVNYLIKNVLFVKESYGKKLHYHIDERGQVWMNLDYTATYPGGPFMYEEILGALTLN; encoded by the coding sequence ATGATGAAATTCCCTAAAATTGACTTACCGTATTTAAAATCCAAGCTACAGGTGAAATCACCGTGGGACAGGATTATTATTTCGATTTTAAGTCTTTTAATTACAATTCCGATTTTCATCATTCTGCATCAAAATTTAATAGATTTAGAATGGGCGTTCAATCTCGATCGCGTATTCATCTTTATTTTTGTTTTTGCAGTCATATTTTTTCTTCTGATGTATCTCAGAACAATAATTATTTTATGTGTTGCCGTTTACTTGATAATTCTATTTTACGGATCGGTTATTGGAAATTACGGTTTTAGCGAAATCTCAGAAGATTACAATTCTATGATTTACACCATGTCTGATAATCCTTATCCGCAGGACATTATTGTAGCAAAACTGCTTCCGTTTCCTAATAAATCAAAGATTATAAATGCTATAGAATACCAAAATCCTAAAGTGCGAAATTTTGCCATTATGGCGACTACAAAGCATTTTAAAAAGATTAGAGGCTATTCAGATTATCGAACTATAATTCAGTGTTTTGCAGTTTTTAAAGAAATAAACAGCAGATGGAATTATGTAAACGATCCAAAAGAAGGTGATTACATCGCAACTGCCAGCGAATCTCTTGAATATTTTTCAGGCGATTGCGATGATCACTCTATTTTGATGGCGGCAGCTGTACGAGCAATTGGCGGAACTCCTCGCCTTATTCATACCAAAGGACATATTTATCCCGAAATTTTAATTGGTTCGATGATTGATCTAGAAAAAGTCAATTATTTGATCAAAAATGTTCTTTTTGTAAAAGAAAGCTACGGCAAAAAATTACACTACCACATAGACGAACGTGGACAAGTCTGGATGAATCTAGATTATACTGCAACTTATCCTGGCGGCCCTTTTATGTATGAGGAAATTTTGGGAGCTTTGACTCTTAATTAA